CAAAGTAGATTGAGTACCGGTAGCTGCTCAAAGAAGCGGGTCTGCGCATCCAGCAGCAGACTGAGTGAAGGATATGCTTCACAGCTTGAGAGTCTTGGACTCCTCCCAGTCCGCGAACCGGAGTTTGCACTTGCTGCTCTCGTAGGTTGTCAGCTCGATCTAGGGCATTATCTTCTCGATCGAGCCAGTGTAGCCGGCCTTCCGCACCAAGTGCTTGAGGGTCGTGGCCTGGTCCCAGCCCTGCTCGCTGGCCACCTCGGGCAGGAAGGTCCCGCTGAACTGCTCGCCCTTGGCCTCAAACTCGATGATAACGCCGTGCTTCCCAACCTCCCAGTCAAGCGGCTTCTTGCCCCTCTTTTCGAAGTTGACTAAGAGGCTCACCGCCACTGACAGGGAGGGCAGCTCCTTTAAAGTGATCGGCTTGAACCGCGAGTCGCTGAAAGCAGAGATCATAGCGTACTGGGGCAGCAGCTTCGAGAGTCTGTCCGCCTGGAAGGTGCCGATGCAGCCCCGCAGGTCATCCTCGGGGCCCTTGGTCCAGGTGACGAACAGGGGCGAGCTGTTCTCGCTCTGGAAGGAGGGCCGCTCAGCTGAGACGAGCGCGGCGTAGACAGTCTTGAAGCAAAAGGCACAGTGCTGGATCGTAGCCATTATACAACAGCGAAAATCAATTATCACTGTTTGGTGTGCTGTAGGAAGCACCTCCAGAGCTTGCTGTGCAGAAGGGTGGCCTGGTTCCCGACCACGACCAGCTGGGACTTGGCCCTAGTGATGGCCACGTTCATCCGCCTCTCGTCCTGAGTGAATCCCACCGCGCCTTTCTTGTTGGCCCTCACGCAGGACACAATTATTACGTCTCGTTCCTGGCCCTGGAATCCGTCGACCGTGCCTACCGTGACATTCACCAACCGGTCTGCAGTGTAGTTTCTGGCGAGCTCCCGCTGGATttacttgacttggtttttgtAGGGACTGATCACTCCTACTTTCAGCTGGGGGTAGACTAGGAGCTTGTTGATTTCTTTGAGGACCACGGCCGCCTAGAGCGGGTTGTAGAAAGATGGGCCCTTGTCCCGCAGCTCCTTGCCCACGCCAACGTCAACGAACATGCTGGCGCGAGGGTAGAGGCCTGCCAGGCACTTGGGGGCGGGTGGTCCTTGTTCCGGTCACCAGCCGAGAGCCGTAGAACATTTGCGACGGAATGCACAGATTTAGGCCACCATCCGGTATTGCACGTTTAAGAAGGTTGGTTTTACCCTGAGGCTGACGGCCCTTTCGAATAGGCTACGGTCGTAGCCTGATTGGTTGGCGTTGTCTGAAAAAACAGTCGGAGGCAGCTGGAAGTGGTCGCCAACCAGCACGAGTGCTTCAGTCTTGGTAGCTGAGATCGGGACCATAAATTCGCACTCAGTGCCTTGAGCTGCCTCATCGACCAGCAGCAGCTCGACCTTGTCTTTCAGGCACTAAATGATCTCCTCTTTGCCAAATGAACTGGCAGTTCCGACGACGACACGCGAGCCCACCATGATTTTTTGTAAGACCTACCGGTACCTCTGATTGCTCCTCAGCTATCGCTTCTGCTCGCGAATCCTGCGGCGGATCAGTCTCGCAGCGGTCTTGAACTTGCTTTTGCGCTGCTTCTCGAGTTCGAGCTGCAGCCTTGCGTTCAGGTCAAAGAGTATGGCGATCTGCACCCACCACTTTCTCCTCACCAGTTCAAGCACTTCCTCCAGCCTGGATTCAAAGTCGCAATTATTCTTTTTCAACCTCCTCTCGTCAAATACATCCCTGACCAGTATGTACTAGAGCTTCGTCTCCAAGTGGAACGGCAGCAGCTCTTTGTCCTCGAAGCTCACCGACCCGATCCGCACGAGCCCTGTCCCCAGCCCCTCCCGGACCAGCTTGCTGGCGATGTTGTTGGTCCCCTTGTTGGAGGCGGCGCACAAAGCGATCTTCTTTGAACAGAGTTATCGCTTTTCTCTCACGATAGAGGCCATCGTGGAAGTCTTGCCGGTGCCGGGCGGCCCTTGGATGAGCTGGATACCCCTTCGCAGCCTGATAGCCCTGCAAGCAGCTACCAGTTGGTGCTCATTCAGCCCCGACCCGAGTGTGACCATTTCTTTTATCTAAGCTGGCTGAATCGCAGGGTTTTACAGGCAACGGGCAAGAGGCGACTCGTAGATGGTCAGCAGAGCAGAGTGCTGTCGCTCGAGAGGGATGATCGAAGCGATCTTGAACACGTAGGCAGACTCAACTTCCGAGTCTGTCCGTCGCTCGATTGTGAACGATTTGATCTTATTGTCATACTGGATGAAGCACAACTCGTAGCCCGGATATTTTCGACAGTGAACTACTTCGAGTTCGAGAAGGCGCAGATGCAGGGCTCGTCGAAATAGTAACTAAAGGCATTCTAGCACCGGGGGTCTTTTGTCTGAACCACGAAGgtcgtctttttgtttttctactcgAGCTGAAAAATCTCCACTTGGAATCCAAATTTGTTGATCTTAATGTTGGTCTGGAATTCACTGATCAAGTTGGCAATCACTTCGTTGTagaagtgaggatgaagcgttTCGATGAGCTAGTCCTCCGGGACCGCGAGCGGAATCCGCCTAAACATGGGCGGGATTGGCTGCTAGACCAGCTTCGACAAGAACAGCTTCTGCCTGAGACTGAGCTGGCTTTGGTAAGCACCTCGGGGCTTTAAACCCTCATGAACATGGCTGGCTGGCTTTTCGTCTGTAAATCGAGTATAAGGGACTTTGATCTCGGTGGCTTGTTCTGGTCTTGGCTGGGCTCTTAGCGTTGGAGTGGGCTTATTCTAAGTTCGGTTCGAAACTAAAGGGGCTGCCTGTTTTTGAGGGATGGGAATTGTTTGAAGTGGCCTCGCCGGCAGTGGTCTTGACGTTGCCTCAATCGTCGTCTTTGGTTGTTGGGTTTGCAAGTAATATGGCCTCGCATCGTTATTTGTTGACTGAGTGCGGGGCAAGGGCGGAGGCACAAAGGAGGTATTTTGTTTGCGAAAGGGTGGCTAAGCAGGCGCTCGAGTTTACTGTTTGGAGCTGAAAATTCccatattgtttattgaacatacacACCTCGCCTATacttatatattaaaaaaaagacttgcaaTTCGGGAATTCTTATCACTTTTTCTTCTTGCAGTTCAGAACGATCTTGTACTTGGCCGGaggctcttcctcttcctcatcttcctcttcttcctcctacTCGGGGCTGTCTTCTTCTTGATCCTCCACAGGCTCGATCGACTCAACTCCGCTGAAATCCTCCCGAAGCTGCTGCAAACGGAACTCGCGATGCCGATCGCGTCCTTCACGAAGCCCTCCTCTTCTGCTTCTGCGGACTCTGCAGGATTCCACTTGATGGCTGTTATTTAATGGACATTTACGCTGACCAAAGCATCCGCCACCTTGCCGACGAGTTCCGGCTTTTCGATGAGCGCCTCGACTTCGTAGCTCACGAAGAAGCCATAAAACTTGGTATGATCCCTGATCGCCTTGTAGACCGGCTGAATCCAGAAGTTGCTTACTTCGACCGCGGACTTTTTTATTCCCAGCTTCTTAAGCTCCTCCAGGGACGCCTTGAGAGAGGAGTCTGCGGAGGCCATCGCCGCGAGCAAGCTAAGCTCCTTCGCTTGTATGAGGTATTCGATGGCCATGGTGTCGCCTAGCTCTTCGGCGGCCTCATCCTCCATGTAGAGAGTGACCCGGGCGGCGCAGGCCAGGCCTGCAAGGATCGCGATCATTGAATAAGAAATCACGGTTAGCTTCATTAACAATTGATGCTGATCCTATTGCTCACTGGCGCTGCCGGCCTCCTCGAGGTGGTCAATGAAGTTCCTGCGGCCTAGCACCTGCTCTGCTTTAAGAACCAGGGATTCCAGGAACTTGCAATCAGTCTGGAAGCTCCTTCGCTGAACCAAGTCCTGGAAACAGTCCGATAGGCGAAGGCACTTGGGCTGGATGTTGAGGTCATCATAAATGCTTGTGAGGAGTTGTAGCTATAAGGACTGCCAGTTCGCAAGGTGTGGATCAAAGTCTAGAACTCACCCAAGTGCAGCTGGCACAAGCAATCCCATCCCGCGAACTGCCAGAAGATTGAATAGCTTGCACAGTCGCTCTAATACCATGGATTTGAAGTGGGAGTGCAAACGTCGGCTTACGACTGGAACAGCATTCCTGCCGCAGAGTGCACAGCCCTCGGGGACCGTCAGCTCTGGCTGGTGCGCGAGGATCGCGGCCGGGCGGTGGGGGGCTGGGGCGGCGCTACCCGGCTCAAGGAGAGGACTGTGAGCCCGGTCTGCGGACTAATCACGGCCTTAAGCCATCCCATAATCTAAGACTTGTGAACTAACTTCTGGATTTGTTGTCACTAAGTCAGGGGGATTTTGCTCAGCTTCTTCAGCTAGTGGGCCAGCCCGGCTCTGTCGCCGGCACTTGCGGCAGGCTCCGCCGTCCGCAGGCCAGTTAGTATCTGCCTCGTCTTCTAAGCGGACACTTTCTCAAGGTGGTTCCGTAAGGCTGATTCGTTTTATTCCACCATCGATCCGATAGCTTCAAGGTGCAACTCGTCAATGTTGCGTTTCTTGCTGAAGGGCTCGCAGCGCTCACAGCCCTGCTCCATTGCAGCTCCCCATTCCAGTCCGCCGGCCCTGGCCTCGAAAAGGACAGTCG
This sequence is a window from Hippocampus zosterae strain Florida unplaced genomic scaffold, ASM2543408v3 HiC_scaffold_248, whole genome shotgun sequence. Protein-coding genes within it:
- the LOC127594774 gene encoding uncharacterized protein R166.3-like, which translates into the protein MATIQHCAFCFKTVYAALVSAERPSFQSENSSPLFVTWTKGPEDDLRGCIGTFQADRLSKLLPQYAMISAFSDSRFKPITLKELPSLSVAVSLLVNFEKRGKKPLDWEVGKHGVIIEFEAKGEQFSGTFLPEVASEQGWDQATTLKHLVRKAGYTGSIEKIMP